The following are from one region of the Carassius auratus strain Wakin chromosome 43, ASM336829v1, whole genome shotgun sequence genome:
- the myo7aa gene encoding myosin VIIAa isoform X6, protein MVILQQGDYVWLDLKTGGEFEVPIGAVVKLCDSGQIQVLDDEGTEHWISPQNATNIKPMHPTSIHGVEDMIRLGDLNEAGILRNLLIRYREHLIYTYTGSILVAVNPYQLLPIYTADQIRLYTNKKIGEMPPHIFAIADNCYFNMQRNNKDQCCIISGESGAGKTESTKLILQFLAAISGQHSWIEQQVLEANPILEAFGNAKTIRNDNSSRFGKYIDIHFNKRGAIEGAKIEQYLLEKSRVCRQARDERNYHIFYCMLKGMTPDQKKKLGLGKASDYTYLTIGNCTVCDGRDDQKEYSNIRSAMKVLMFTDKENWEICKLLAAILHKGNLKYEARTYDNLDACEVVRSSDLSTAAVLLEVDLKDLMNCLTSRTIITRGETVSTPLSIEQALDVRDAFVKGIYGRLFVWIVEKINAAIYKPPSLELKAVRRSIGLLDIFGFENFTVNSFEQLCINFANENLQQFFVRHVFKLEQEEYNLENINWQHIEFTDNQDALDMIAIKPMNIISLIDEESKFPKGTDTTMLNKLNSQHKLNTNYIPPKNTYETQFGIQHFAGVVHYETRGFLEKNRDTLHGDIIQLVHSSKNKFIKQIFQADVAMGAETRKRSPTLSSQFKRSLELLMRTLSVCQPFFVRCIKPNEFKKPMLFDRELCVRQLRYSGMMETIRIRRAGYPIRYTFVEFVDRYRVLMPGVKPAYKQEDLRGTCERIAEAVLGRDDDWQMGKTKIFLKDHHDMLLEIERDKAITDKVILIQKVVRGFKDRSNFLKMKKSAMLIQKSWRGYYCRKNYGAMRGGFSRLQALYRSRKLYQTYHITRQRITLFQGRCRGHLVRRAFRHRLWAVITIQAYTRGMIARRLYKRLKGEYRRRLEAEKMRLAEEQKFRNQMSARKAKEEAEKKHQERLALLAREDAERERKEREEARRKKEMLDQMEKARHEPVNDSEMVDKMFGFLGTTNSFPGQEGQAPAGFEDLERTHRELEEEDLDEALPLPEDDVEDLSEYKFAKFSATYFQGTTTHTYVRRPLKQPLLFHEDEGDQLAALAVWITILRFMGDLPEPKYHTAISDGSEKIPVMTKIYETLGKKTYKRELQALQGEGENSHTESHKKSSVRHKLVSLTLKKKSKITEEVTKRLNDGEYTVHGNSMLEDRPTSNLEKLHFIIGNGILRPGLRDEIYCQICKQLTQNPSKSSHARGWILMSLCVGCFAPSEKFVKYLRNFISEGPPGYAPYCEERLRRTFVNGTRAQPPSWLELQATKSKKPIMLPVTFMDGTTKTLLTDSATTAMELCNALSDKISLQDRFGFSLYIALFDKVSSLGSGNDHVMDAVSQCEQYAKEQGAQERNAPWRLFFRKEIFTPWHDPTEDSVATNLIYQQIVRGVKFGEYRCDREDLVELASQQYYVDYGSEILVERLLSLIPSYIPDREISSAKTVERWAQFIMAAHKKGIYTQKRVDPQKVKEEVVEFARYKWPLLFSRFYEAFKFSGPSLPKNEVIVAVNWTGVYFVDEQEQVLLELSFPEITAVSSSSGGKHQAQSFTLATIKGDEYTFSSSNAEDIRDLVVTFLEGLRKRSKFVVALQDNPAGDDSTFLSFLKGDLILLDQDTGEQVMTSGWAHGINDRTKQKGDFPADCVYVLPTVVRPPSDVVALITMTPDQRQESIRISHVPVMETEERIKPYTLEEFSYDHFRPPPKHTLSRVMITKNRGKDKLWCCTREPIKQALLKKCVGHEELSQEACMAFIAIMKYMGDYPSKRTRSVNELTDQIFETALKAEPLKDEIYCQIIKQMTENHVKYSEEKGWELLWLCAGLFPPSNVLLPHVQRFLQSKKHHPLAPDCMQRLQKALRNGSRKYPPHLVEVEAIQHKTTQIFHKVYFPDDTDEAFEVESSTKAKDFCLNISGRLLLKSPDGFSLFVKISDKVISVPEGDFFFDFVRHLTDWIKKARPAKDGIVPSLTYQVFFMKKLWTSTVPGKDSFADSIFHYYQELPKYLRGYHKCSREEVFQLGAMIYRVKFEDDKSHFPSIPKMLKELIPQDLIRQLSPDDWKRSIVAYFNRHAGKSREEAKLMFLKIIFKWPTFGSAFFEVKQTTEPHFPEILLIAINKYGVSLIDPKNKDILTTYPFTKISNWSSGNTYFHITIGNLVQGSKLLCETSLGYKMDDLLTSYISQMLTTMSKQRNSRGHSK, encoded by the exons ATGGTCATTCTACAGCAG GGCGACTATGTCTGGCTGGACCTGAAGACAGGAGGGGAGTTTGAGGTCCCGATCGGAGCCGTGGTCAAGCTCTGTGATTCGGGGCAGATCCAGGTCCTGGATGATGAAGGAACT GAACACTGGATCTCTCCTCAAAATGCCACCAACATCAAGCCGATGCACCCCACCTCCATCCACGGGGTGGAGGACATGATTCGACTGGGGGATCTGAACGAGGCGGGAATCCTCCGAAACCTTCTCATCCGCTACAGAGAGCATCTCATCTAT ACGTACACTGGGTCTATCCTAGTGGCTGTGAACCCGTATCAGCTGCTGCCCATCTATACTGCAGACCAGATTCGCCTCTACACCAACAAGAAGATCGGAGAAATGCCTCCGCACATCTTCGCCATCGCAGACAACTGCTACTTCAACATGCAACGCAACAACAAAGACCAGTGCTGCATCATCAG TGGTGAGTCTGGAGCAGGAAAAACAGAAAGCACCAAGCTGATTCTGCAGTTTCTGGCTGCTATCAGCGGACAGCACTCCTGGATCGAGCAGCAGGTTCTGGAGGCCAATCCCATCTTAGAAG CCTTCGGGAACGCTAAAACCATCCGTAACGACAACTCCAGCCGCTTCGGGAAATACATCGACATCCACTTCAACAAAAGAGGAGCCATAGAGGGAGCAAAGATCGAGCAGTACCTTCTGGAGAAATCCAGAGTGTGTCGACAG GCCCGTGATGAAAGAAACTACcacattttttactgtatgttgAAAGGAATGACGCCTGACCAGAAGAAGAAGCTGGGCTTGGGTAAAGCCTCGGACTACACCTACCTTACCATT GGAAACTGCACTGTTTGTGACGGTCGAGATGATCAGAAGGAGTATTCAAACATCCGTTCAGCCATGAAGGTCCTCATGTTCACAGACAAGGAGAACTGGGAGATCTGTAAGCTGCTAGCTGCTATTCTGCACAAGGGCAACCTGAAGTATGAGG CTCGCACTTATGATAATTTGGACGCCTGTGAGGTCGTGCGAAGCTCAGATCTCTCCACTGCTGCTGTTTTATTAGAG GTGGACCTGAAGGACCTGATGAACTGCTTGACCAGCCGAACCATAATAACCCGTGGAGAGACGGTTTCCACTCCTCTGAGCATTGAACAGGCGCTGGACGTGCGAGACGCTTTCGTTAAG GGCATCTACGGACGCTTGTTTGTGTGGATCGTTGAGAAAATCAATGCAGCCATTTACAAGCCTCCGTCCCTGGAGCTCAAAGCAGTGCGGAGATCCATTGGCCTGCTCGACATTTTCGGCTTCGAGAACTTCactgttaacag CTTTGAGCAGCTGTGCATCAACTTTGCCAATGAAAACCTGCAGCAGTTCTTCGTCCGTCATGTTTTCAAGCTGGAGCAGGAAGAATATAACCTTGAGAACATAAACTGGCAGCACATTGAGTTCACAGACAACCAGGACGCTTTGGACATGATCGCCATAAAGCCCATGAACATCATCTCTCTCATCGACGAGGAGAGCAAGTTTCCCAAG GGAACAGACACCACCATGCTCAACAAACTCAACTCTCAACACAAACTCAACACCAACTACATTCCCCCTAAAAACACCTACGAAACACAGTTCGGGATCCAGCACTTTGCTGGAGTGGTCCACTATGAAACCAGAG gttttCTGGAGAAGAATCGAGACACACTGCACGGTGACATCATTCAGCTCGTGCACTCCTCCAAAAACAAGTTCATCAAGCAGATCTTTCAGGCGGACGTTGCAATG GGGGCGGAGACCAGAAAGCGTTCCCCGACCCTGAGCAGTCAGTTCAAGCGCTCTCTGGAGCTCCTGATGCGCACACTGAGCGTCTGTCAGCCGTTCTTCGTCCGCTGCATCAAACCCAACGAGTTCAAGAAGCCCATG CTCTTCGATCGTGAGCTGTGTGTGCGGCAGCTGCGGTATTCTGGGATGATGGAAACCATCCGGATTCGCCGGGCCGGATACCCCATCCGTTACACTTTCGTCGAGTTTGTGGACAGATACCGTGTTTTGATGCCTGGAGTGAAACCTGCTTACAAACAA GAGGACCTGAGAGGAACCTGTGAGCGTATCGCTGAAGCCGTACTGGGTCGTGATGATGACTGGCAGATGGGAAAGACCAAGATATTCCTGAAG GACCATCATGACATGCTGCTGGAGATCGAGAGAGACAAGGCCATAACTGATAAGGTCATTCTCATTCAGAAGGTTGTCCGAGGATTCAAGGACAG ATCTAACTTCCTGAAGATGAAGAAATCAGCAATGTTGATCCAGAAATCATGGAGGGGTTATTACTGTCGGAAGAACTATGGAGCG ATGCGCGGTGGTTTCTCACGTCTGCAGGCCTTGTATCGCTCTCGTAAACTCTACCAGACGTACCACATCACACGACAGAGGATCACTCTGTTCCAGGGCCGCTGTAGAGGACACCTGGTGCGCCGGGCGTTTCGGCACCGCCTCTGGGCCGTCATCACCATCCAGGCGTACACCAGGGGCATGATCGCCCGCCGGCTCTACAAAAGACTTAAAGGAGAG TACCGGCGGCGTTTGGAGGCAGAGAAGATGCGACTAGCAGAAGAGCAGAAGTTCAGGAATCAGATGAGCGCCAGGAAGGCCAAAGAAGAAGCCGAAAAGAAGCATCAGGAACGACTGGCACTTCTGGCACGAGAGGATGCTGAGCGCGAGAGGAAGGAGCGAGAGGAGGCGCGGAGGAAAAAGGAAATGTTGGACCAGATGGAGAAAGCGCGACATGAGCCCGTCAACGACTCTGAGATGGTGGACAAGATGTTCGGCTTCTTGGGAACCACGAACTCGTTCCCTGGACAGGAAGGTCAAGCGCCGGCTGGGTTTGAG GACCTGGAGCGAACACACAGGGAGCTCGAGGAGGAAGACCTGGATGAAGCACTTCCTCTCCCAGAGGATGATGTGGAAGATTTGTCCGAGTACAAATTTGCCAAGTTTTCAGCCACGTATTTCCAGGGCACGACCACACACACTTATGTGCGCCGGCCGCTCAAACAGCCCTTACTGTTTCACGAAGACGAGGGAGATCAGCTG GCGGCTCTGGCCGTGTGGATCACCATTCTCCGCTTCATGGGTGACCTCCCAGAACCCAAATACCACACGGCCATCAGCGACGGCAGCGAGAAGATCCCTGTCATGACCAAGATCTACGAGACGCTCGGCAAGAAGACCTACAAGAGAGAGCTGCAGGCTCTGCAGGGAGAAGGAGAG AACTCACACACTGAAAGTCACAAGAAGAGCAGTGTGCGTCACAAGCTGGTGTCGCTCACCCTGAAGAAGAAGTCCAAGATCACAGAGGAG GTGACCAAGCGTCTGAATGATGGTGAATACACAGTTCATGGAAACAGCATGCTGGAGGACCGACCCACATCCAACCTGGAGAAACTGCACTTCATCATCGGCAACGGCATCCTTCGGCCAGGCCTGAG AGATGAGATCTACTGTCAGATCTGTAAGCAGCTGACCCAGAATCCCTCTAAAAGCAGTCACGCCCGCGGCTGGATCCTCATGTCTCTGTGTGTCGGCTGCTTCGCTCCCTCTGAGAAGTTTGTGAAG TATTTGAGGAACTTCATCAGTGAAGGACCTCCGGGTTACGCTCCCTACTGCGAGGAGAGACTGAGGAGAACGTTTGTAAACGGAACAAGAGCACAGCCGCCCTCCTGGCTAGAGCTTCAG GCCACGAAATCAAAGAAGCCGATAATGCTGCCTGTGACATTTATGGATGGAACCACAAAAACCCTGTTGACGGATTCAGCGACCACAGCCATGGAGCTCTGCAACGCACTGTCCGACAAGATCAGCCTCCAGGATCGATTCGGCTTCTCCCTGTACATCGCTTTGTTTGATAAG GTTTCGTCTCTGGGCAGCGGTAATGATCACGTGATGGACGCCGTGTCTCAGTGTGAGCAGTACGCTAAAGAGCAGGGCGCGCAGGAGCGCAACGCCCCCTGGAGGCTGTTCTTCAGGAAGGAGATATTCACGCCGTGGCACGACCCGACGGAGGACAGCGTCGCTACCAACCTCATCTACCAGCAGATCGTGCGCGGCGTCAAGTTCGGCGAATACCGCTGCGATCGG GAGGATCTGGTGGAGCTGGCGTCGCAGCAGTATTACGTGGACTACGGCTCTGAGATCCTTGTGGAGCGCCTGTTGAGTCTTATTCCATCCTACATCCCCGACAGAGAGATCAGCTCGGCCAAAACCGTGGAGAGATGGGCTCAGTTCATCATGGCTGCGCACAAAAAG GGCATCTACACCCAGAAGAGGGTCGACCCTCAGAAAGTGAAGGAGGAAGTGGTGGAATTCGCTCGTTATAAGTGGCCTTTGTTATTCTCAAGATTCTATGAGGCCTTTAAATTTTCAG GTCCTAGTCTACCCAAGAACGAAGTGATCGTGGCTGTAAACTGGACTGGCGTTTACTTCGTGGATGAGCAGGAGCAGGTTCTTCTGGAGCTTTCTTTCCCAGAGATCACTGCAGTGTCCAGCAGCAG TGGAGGGAAGCATCAGGCCCAGAGCTTCACATTGGCCACCATCAAAGGAGACGAGTACACGTTCAGCTCCAGTAACGCAGAGGACATTCGGGACCTGGTGGTCACCTTCCTAGAGGGGCTCAGGAAGAGATCCAAGTTTGTTGTGGCCTTACAGGACAACCCAG CCGGCGATGATTCGACGTTCCTCAGCTTCCTGAAAGGTGACCTCATTCTGTTGGACCAGGACACGGGCGAGCAGGTCATGACGTCCGGCTGGGCTCACGGGATCAACGACAGAACCAAGCAGAAAGGAGATTTCCCTGCCGACTGTGTTTATGTGCTGCCTACAGTCGTCAGACCTCCATCTGATGTCGTG GCTTTGATTACGATGACACCAGACCAACGGCAGGAGTCGATCCGGATTTCCCATGTTCCTGTGATGGAGACGGAGGAGAGGATAAAGCCGTACACGCTGGAGGAATTCTCCTATGACCACTTCAG GCCTCCTCCCAAACACACGCTCAGTAGAGTGATGATCACCAAGAACCGTGGGAAGGACAAACTGTGGTGCTGCACACGAGAACCCATCAAACAGGCGCTGCTGAAGAAGTGTGTGGGCCACGAGGAGCTTTCCCAGGAGGCCTGCATGGCCTTCATTG CTATAATGAAGTATATGGGCGATTATCCGTCCAAGCGCACGCGGTCTGTGAACGAGCTCACAGATCAGATCTTCGAGACTGCGCTGAAGGCAGAGCCTCTAAAAGATGAGATCTACTgccagatcatcaaacaaatgaCTGAAAACCATGTCAA gtacAGTGAGGAGAAGGGCTGGGAGTTGCTCTGGTTGTGTGCCGGTCTCTTTCCTCCCAGTAACGTCCTCTTGCCGCACGTTCAGAGGTTTCTACAGTCGAAGAAACACCATCCGCTGGCTCCTGACTGCATGCAGAGACTGCAGAAAGCTTTACG GAACGGTTCCCGCAAGTATCCGCCGCACCTTGTGGAGGTGGAGGCTATTCAGCACAAGACCACACAGATCTTTCACAAAGTCTACTTCCCCGACGACACTGATGAG gcgtTTGAGGTGGAGTCCAGCACGAAGGCCAAAGACTTCTGTCTGAACATCTCCGGCAGACTGCTGCTCAAATCACCCGACGGCTTCAGTCTGTTCGTCAAGATCTCTGATAAG gTGATAAGTGTTCCTGAAGGTGATTTCTTCTTCGACTTTGTTCGCCATTTGACAGACTGGATCAAGAAAGCCAGACCCGCTAAAGATG GTATCGTGCCTTCATTGACCTACCAGGTGTTTTTCATGAAGAAGTTGTGGACGAGCACTGTTCCTGGCAAAGACTCCTTCGCAGACTCCATCTTCCATTATTATCAG GAACTTCCCAAGTATCTGCGCGGATATCACAAATGCTCCAGAGAAGAGGTTTTCCAGCTCGGTGCTATGATCTACCGAGTCAAATTCGAGGATGACAAATCCCACTTTCCCAGCATTCCCAAGATGCTGAAGGAGCTGATTCCTCAGGACCTGATTCGGCAGCTCTCGCCCGACGACTGGAAAAGG TCGATTGTGGCGTACTTCAACCGGCATGCTGGGAAATCAAGGGAGGAAGCCAAGCTGATGTTTCTGAAGATCATCTTTAAATGGCCCACGTTTGGCTCGGCCTTTTTTGAAGTGAAG CAAACCACAGAGCCACACTTCCCTGAGATCCTGTTGATAGCCATCAATAAATATGGAGTCAGTCTGATCGACCCCAAGAACAAG GATATTTTAACCACGTACCCCTTCACTAAGATCTCCAACTGGAGCAGCGGGAACACGTACTTCCACATAACTATCGGCAACCTGGTTCAGGGCAGCAAGCTTCTGTGCGAGACGTCACTG GGCTACAAGATGGACGACCTGTTGACGTCCTACATCAGTCAGATGCTGACCACTATGAGCAAGCAGCGCAATTCACGCGGCCACAGCAAGTGA